The window GAGACCCTCGACTACAGCCGGCTGCGCTACATCTACTACGGCGCCGCCCCGATGTCGCCGGAGCTGCTGAAGCGGTGCATGGACACCTTCGGCTGCCGCTTCACCCAGACCTACGGCATGACCGAGCACTCGGTGATCGGCCTGCTCGGACCCGACGACCACGGCCCGGACCTGGCCGAACGGATGCTCTCCGTCGGGCAGCGGACACCGGGGATGGAGACCGAGATCCTCGACACCGCGGGCAATGTCGTGCCGCCGGGCGTCGTCGGCGAGATCTGCGTGAAGTCGCCGGCGATGATGCTCGGCTACTGGCGCAGCGACGGCACGGTCGACCCGTCGGTGGACGCGAACGGCTGGTTCCACACCGGCGACGCCGGGTGCTACGACGAGAGCGGCTACCTGTTCCTCAAGGACCGCATCAAGGACATGCTCATCTCCGGCGGGGAGAACGTGTACCCCGCGGAGGTCGAGCGTGTGCTCGGCGAGCACCCCGCGGTGCTCGAAGCCGCGGTGGTCGGGCTGACGGACCCTCAGTGGGGTGAGGTCCCGAAGGCCTACGTGGTCCGTCGGTCCGACGTCGACGCCGCGGACCTGCAGGCCTTCGCCCGGGAGCGCCTCGCGCGCTACAAGGTGCCGAAGGAGATCGAGTTCATCGACGCGCTGCCGCGCACCGCCTCGGGCAAGGTCCGGCGACGTGACCTCCGTGAGCACGCCCGGCGAGAGCAAGGAGTGACCGCATGACCACCATGACCTCGAGCGTCCGGGAGATCCGGCCGGAGGAGAGTGAGACCTTCCGGCAGAACGGATGGGTCAAGCTCGAGAACTTTCTGTCGGCGGACCTCGCCGCGCAGTTGCTGGAGGGAGCGCAGCGGCTCCTGGGCCCCGACGGCACGGGGCACACGGCCCGGCGCGGTGTCGACATCGACTTCGACTGGTTCGCCGAGTACCAGCTGCCCGGCTACGAGGGGCTGGAACCCTTCCGGTCCGTCGCGTTCGACCCGGCGATGGGCAAGGCCGCTCACGCGCTCGGGGTCCGGCGCGACGTCGGGGTCCGCTACCTGCGGGACCAGGTCGTGTGCCGGCAGCCGGCGGGGCAGCGCAAGTCCGAGCCGGCGCCGCCGCACCAGGACTTCTCGGCCGCGGTCTTCGACCGCATGGGCTACGTGAACTTCTGGATCGCGCTCAACGAGATTCCGCCCGAGCGGGGCTCGTTGCGCTTCTTCTCCGGCTCGCACCGTGAGGGTCCGCTCGGGTGGCGGGACCGGGACGGGCAGCTCTCCCCGAGCGGTCGTTCGCTGCTGGAGACCTACCCGGACCTGGCCGAGCGGTGCCCGCCGTCCGAACCGCTGCACCTGCGCCCCGGGGACGCCACCGCGCACACGATGCTCACTGTCCACGAGTCGCCGGGCAACTTCACCGACGAACCGCGGTGGAACCTGATCAACCTCTACGTGCCCGAGGACGTCGTCTACACCGGACTGGTCCGGGGCGGCATCGAGCCGCTGGTCGACGTCGGTCAGCCGCTCGACCATCCGCGGTTCCCGGTGATCTGGCGACCGGGCGACTGAGGGGGCGTGGTGATCGATCCGTCCGGGTACCGGCACGTCGAACTCGACGCGCGGAGCAACGGCGTCCTGGTGGCGCGGCTGAACCGCCCCGAGCGGCTGAACGCGATCAACGACCGGCTGCATCACGAACTCGCGCGTCTGACGTACGACGTCGACCTCGATCCGGACGTGGACGTCCTGGTGCTCACCGGTGCCGGGCGCGCTTTCACCGCGGGAGGTGACCTGCGCGAGCCGATGGACACCACGCCGACGGCGGCGACCTACAAGATCGGCCGGCAGGTGGTGGACAACCTCCTGGCCCTGGACAAACCGGTGATCGCGGCCGTCAACGGGCCGGCTCGCGGCCTCGGGGTCACCCTCGCGTTCCTCTGCGACGTCGTCTACGCCCATCGTGGCGCGACGTTCGCCGACACCCACGCGCTGATCGGGGCCGGCGCCGGCGACGGAGCCCAACTCGTCTGGCCGCTGCTCGCGGGGCCGAACTGGGCGAAGTACTACCTGATGACCGGAGAGACGGTCTCGGCCGACGACGCGCATCGCCTCGGCCTCGTCAACTTCGTGGTCGACGGCGACGTGGAGGCGGCGGCGGTCGAACTGGCCGACCGGCTCGCCGCCGGCAATCAGCGCGCGATCCGCGCCTCGAAGGTGGCGGTCAACGCCCAGATGCGTGCCCTGGCGGCGTGGGTGGTCCCGTACGGGCTCGTCGCCGGCCAGGTCACCCCGGACCACACCCCGCACTGGCCGGACGCCCGACCGCGGTCCGGCCGGGCGCGCGTCCCTGGCTGATAGTTCGTCAGTTCGTCACGTCGTTGCGCAACCGAGAAATGAGGAGACCGCCATGGTGGAACGCGTCAGCGACGCCCGCATGGACGCGCTGTTCGAGAAGGTCAAGAACTGGGGTCGCTGGGGTGACGACGACGAGCGCGGGACCCTCAACCTGCTGACGCCGGAGCACACGGCGCGGGCCGCACGGAACGTCGTGGGTCGCACGGTGAACTGCGGGCGGGTGCTGCCGGTCGCCCCGTCGGTCGAGAACCCGGTCCCGGCGCAGCACATGATGATCCTCGCGGGCGACGCCCGGCACGGGACCGGTGTCCCGGGTGCCGAGGCGTGCATCGACTACATCGGGCTGGCCTTCCACGGGCTCGGGGTCTCGCACCTCGACGCGCTCTGCCACGTATTCCACGAAGGCGTGATGTACAACGGACGCCCGGCGTCGGAGGTGATGAGCACCGGGGCGACGCGCAACAGCGTCATGGCGATGGCGGGCGGGGTCGCCTCGCGCGGGGTGCTCCTCGACATCCCGCGGACCCGCGGTGTCGACTGGCTTGAGCCCGGCGACGGCGTCACTCCGGACGACCTCGACGCGGCCTGCGAGGCCCAGGGCGTCCAGGTCGGTCCCGGGGACATCCTGCTGGTCTCGACGGGCCGCGACGCCCGCCGCGAGGCCGAGGGCCCGTGGGACCCCGGGCACGGCCTGGCCGGTCTCGACGGGGAGTGCGTGCCGTGGATCGCCGAACGGGACATCGCGATGCTCGGGTGCGACGGCGCCAACGACATCATGCCGCCGAACACGAACCGCTGGCCGCTGCCGATCCACGTCTGCTGTCTGGTCGCGATGGGCGTGCACCTGCTCGACAACCTCGACCTGTCCGGCCTGGCTGCGGTGTGCGAGGAGGAACGGCGCTGGGAGTTCCTGTTCACCGTCAGTCCGCTGCAGATTCAGGGTGGCACCGGTTCGCCGGTGAACCCGGTCGCGGTCGTGTAGCGGTGATCGACCTCAAGGGCGAGATCGCGGTCGTCACCGGCGGTGCGTCCGGGATCGGCCGCGGTGTCGTCGAGCTGCTGGTGCAGTGCGGGGCCGTGGTGGCGATCGTCGACCGGGACGCCGAGGCCATGGCGGTCACGCTCGAGGGCCTCGGGTCGGCGCCGGAGGTCGCCGCCTTCGTCACCGACGTGACGGTGCTGGACGAGGTCCACGAGATGCGCCGCCAGGTCCTCACGGACCTCGGGACGCCGACGATCCTCGTCAACAGCGTCGGGTGGGACCGTCCGATGCCGTTTGCGGAGACGGATCCGGCGTTCTGGAAGGAGGTCCTGGACCTCAACCTGCTCAGCACGCTGACGGTGACCCACGAGTTCTTCGGCCCGATGCTGGAGCAGGCGCGCGGCGGGCGGATCGTCAACATCGCCAGCGAGGCCGGCCGGATCGGCAGTCTCCACGAGGCGCTGTACTCCAGCGCCAAGGGAGCAGTGATCGCCCTGACCAAGGCGCTGGCCCGCGAGGGCGCACGGCACGCGGTCACCGTGAACTGTGTTTGTCCCGGCGTCATCGACACACCGCTCTACCGGTCGATGCCCGACCCGCACGCCGCGTCCCGGGTCCGGGCCATCCCCATGCGGCGGTTGGGCATCCCGGAGGACGTCGCGGCCGCGGTCGTCTTCCTCGCCTCCCCGGGGGCCGCGTACATCACCGGTCAGGTGCTGTCGGTCAGCGGCGGCCTGACGATGGTCGGGTGACGTCGTGGCCCTGACGCCCACCAAGGACTCGGTCGACATCGGGATCGTGACCAACGACCCCGGACCGATGCTCGGCTTCTATCGCGGCGTGGTCGGTCTGGTCCCCGACGGGGAGACCCCGCTCCCCGTCCCCGGTGGCGTGAGTTACCGCCTCCGCTGCGGGACGACCGTGGTCAAGCTGCTCGCCCTGCGCAAGCCGCTGCCGGCCCGGTCGGCCCCGGGCGGGATCTACGCCTCCACGGGTCTGCGGTACTGGACGATCTCGGTTCCGGACGTGACGGTGCTGCTCGCCGACTGCGAGACGGCGGGCGTCCCGATCGCGGTGCCGTTGACCGAGTACGCGCCCGGCCGCCGGATGGTGATCGTCGAGGACCCGGACGGGAACTGGGTCGAGTTCGTCGACGCGCGCCCGAACTAGCCCGTGGCACCCTCGGCGTCCGCCGCCGCGGATCCTCCGCTCACCGGCGTCCGTGTGCTCGAACTGGCCGGACTGGGTCCCGTCTCCTTCGCCGGGATGATGCTCGCCGACCTCGGGGCGAGGGTGCTCCGCGTCGACCGCCCCGAACCGCCGGCGGTCCCGGCCGAGGCTCGCCGCCGGGTCGACGTGCTCGGCCGGGGCAAGCAGTCGGTCGTCCTGGACCTGCGGGCGCCGGGGGCGGCCGATGCGCTCCTCGACCTCGTCGCCTCGTGCGACGTGCTGATCGAGGGATACCGACCCGGGGTGACCGAACGGCTCGGCGTCGGTCCGGGCCCGTGCCACGAACGCAATCCGGCGTTGGTCTACGTGCGCCTGACCGGCTACGGGCAGGCCGGGCCGTTGGCCCAGGAGGTCGGGCACGACCTGAACATCCTGGCGGTCAGCGGTGTGCTCGATGAGGTGGGCCGGGCCGGCCAGGCCCCGACGCCGCCGCTCAATCTCGTCGCGGACTACGGCGGGGGAGGGATGCTCGCGGTGGTCGGTGCCCTCGCGGCGCTCACCGACGCGCGGCGGACCGGGCGGGGCCGCGTCGTGGACGCCGCGATGTGCGACGGCGCGATGCTGCTGGCGAGCGCGACCTACGCGTTCGACCCCCCGGGGCCCCGCGGGACCAACCTGCTCGACTCCGGGGCGCCGTTCTACGAGGTCTACGAGACCTCCGACGGGCAGCACGTCGCGGTGGGGGCTCTGCTGGACCCGTTCTGGCGGGCGCTCCTCGAAGTGCTCGGCCGGGCCGACGACCCGCGGTGGCGCGACCGGCGCGCGGCGGACTGGCCGGCGCTGAAGAGTGAGCTCCGGGAGATCTTCGCCGGGCGCACCCGGGCGGAGTGGGTGGCGGCCTTCGCCGGTACCACCGCCTGCGTGTCACCGGTGCTGCGGCGCGACGAGCTCGCCGACTTCCCGCACCACGCCGCCCGCCGGGCGCTGATCGAAGTCGACGGCGTGCCGGTGCCCGCCCCGGCCCCCCGCTTCGGCCCCGGGGCCGGGTCAGCCGTGGGCGCGCAGGGCGGCGAGGAGTCCGCCGAAGCGTCGGGGTGAGGGGACGTCACCCGGGCGGTTGAACCGGATGCGGTCGACGAGGCCGGAGAACTGCCGGTGGAGCGCGGCGGCCACCTCCTCCTCGGTGCCGGACGCGCACATCGCGCCGAGCACCTCGTCGGACACCAACGGCACCATGTCGTCCCAGCGTCCCTGCTTCGACAGCGCGTTCAGCTCGTCGTGCAGATCGCCCCAGCCGTGGAGGTCGAGCACCGGGCGGTAGGCCGGTGTGGAGCCGTAGAAGGAGATCTGCCGACGTACCGCCTCGCGATCGGCCTCGTCGAGCGCGACGAAGGGGGAGTGGGCGATCTCGAGCGGTGCGGCCCCGGCGGGACGGTGCCGCTCCAGCGTGGGCCGGACGACCTCGCGGAGGTAGCGCTCGGTGCAGAACGAGTGCACGAACAGCCCGTCCGCGACCTCGGCGGTGGTCTGCAGCATCTTCGGGCCGACGGCGGCGAGGAAGACCTTGGGCGGTCCGTACGGGTTCGGGGCCGGGGTGAAGTTCGGCGTCATCAGGGAGTGCTCGTAGAACTCCCCGCGGTGGTCCAGTCGCTCGCCGGTCTCCCAGGTCCGCCAGATCGCGCGCAGAGCCGTGACGAACTCGTGCATGCGGGCCGCCGGTCGTCCCCACGGCATCGAGAAGCGCTTGGCCACGTGCGGGCGGATCTGACTGCCGAGCCCGAGCACGAACCGCCCGCCGGAGAACCGCTGCAGGTCCCAGGCGGGGTAGGCGACGGTCATCGGCGTCCGGGCGAAGGCGATGGCCACCGACGGTCCGATCTCGACCTGCCGGGAGTGCTCCGCGGCGAGGGTGAGCGCGACGAACGGGTCGTTGACGGTCTCGGTGTTCCAGGCCCCGTCGAAGCCGAGCTCGTCGCAGGTGCGGACGTCCTCGGCGATGGTGGTGAGGTCGTTGCGCAACCGGGCGTCGATCCGCAACCGGCGTTCGGTCACGCCATCACCGGGGCCAGGTTGAGCCCGGGGAGGAGCAGATGGCCGGCCTCGACGGGCAGGGTGGCACCGGTGATCGCGGCGGCGAGGTCCGAGTTGAGGAACAGGGCGGCGTCGGCGATGACCTGTGGGTCGAGGAACCCGGTGCCGCGCAGGGCGTGGAAGGCGTGGCCGCCCGCGAGCATGTCCTCGCGGGTGCCGCCCTTCCGCCCGGCGAACATGTCGTAGACCGCGGGCTGATTGACCATCGGGGTGTCGATCGCACCGGGACAGATCGCATTGCAGCGGACGCCGAACGGCGCGAGTTCGAGCGCGAGGTTCTTCATCAGCCCGATCACCCCGTGTTTCGCCGCGCAGTAGTGCGCGTAGTTCTGGCCGGGTTCGACGCCGTTCGCCGAGGAGATGACGACGATCGACCCCGTCCGGCGCTCCATCATGTGCGGCGCGACCGCCTTCGCACACCGCCACACGCCGGTGAGGTTGACCGCGATCATCTCCTCCCACTGCGCGTCGGTGAGCTCCCAGAACGGCGCCCGGGTCCAGATGCCGGCGTTCGCGACGAGGATGTCGATCCGGCCGAGCTCCGCCACACCCTGCGCGACGACGGCGTCGAGAGCCGCCTGGTCCCGGACGTCGGCCGCCGCGGTGAGGACCCGCCGGTCGTGGTCCTCGACGAGCCGGGCGGTCTCGGCGAGCTCCTCCGCGGTGCCCAGCGGGTACGGGACCGACGGCAGTTCACCGGGGACGTCCACCGCGATCACGTCCGCACCCTCGCGGGCGCAGGTGAGCGCGTGCGCCCGGCCCTGGCCCCGGGCCGCTCCGGTCACCAGCGCGACCTTGCCGTCGAGAAGTCCCATGGCTCGCTCCGATCGTGGGGTGCTGCGGTTTCCGGCTGCGTTTCCGACTGCGTGTTCAGGGTGCGTGTTCAGGCTGCGTATTCGGGTGGCTGCTCCTCGATGACGGCGATCAGTTGCTGGGGCTGCACCTGGTCGCCGGGGGCGACCGTCAGGCGGCTCAGGGTCCCGGCGGCGGGGGCGGTCACGGTGTGTTCCATCTTCATCGCCTCCAGCACGACGAGGACCTGACCTGGCGTCACGGACTCGCCCGTCGCGGCGAGGACGCGGACGACCGTCCCCGGCATGGGGGCGAGCAGCGATCCCGGGGCCGCGACGGACCCGGGCTCGGGCAGTCGGGGCAGTTCCACCAGGGCGGCGGTGCCGTCCGGTCCGTCGACGTACGTGCGGCCGCCGACGGTGTGGACGCGGTAGGTCCGGCGGACGCCGCCGCTCTCCAGCACGACCCGTTCGGGGGCTGCCGTGACGAGCCGGCACGGGAGATCCTCGCCGTCGACCGCGACGTCCACGTCCCGGCCGAACGCGCCGCGGTCGCGGATCGTGTAGGTGACCGCGTACGTCCGGCCGCCGACGGCGTAGGAGACGGCCTGCGGCGGGGCGGGAGCGTTGCGCCAGCCCGACGGGAACCCGGCGAGCACCAAAGCCGTGGAGCGGTTCCGGGCCTGGCGGGCCAACGCCGCCACCACGGCGTGAACCCGGGTCGCCGCGGCAGGCTGAGGGTTCGTCAGTTCGGGATGGCGGTCCAGGTAGGCGGTGTCGGCGCGTCCGGCGAGGAACTCCTCCTCGCCGAGGAGCCCGACGAGCAGGTCGCGATTGGTGACGACGCCGTGGAGCTCGGCTCGGGCGAGGACGCGTGCCAGTCGTCGCGCGGCCTCGTCGCGGGTTTCGCCGTGGGCGACGACCTTCGCGAGCATGGCGTCGTAGTGCGGGCCGACGACGGAGCCGTCGGACACCCCGGAGTCCACGCGAACCCCGGGCGGGGTGGGGACGTGGAACCGGTCGAGAGTCCCGGTGGTCGGGAGGAACCCGGCCGGGACGTCCTCGGCGTAGAGGCGGGCCTCGATCGCGTGGCCGTCGAGCCGCGCGGCGCGCACACTCTCCGGCAGCGGCCGCCCCTCGGCCACCTGGATCTGGAGGGCGACCAGGTCGAGCCCGGTGACCATCTCAGTGACGGGGTGCTCGACCTGCAGGCGGGCGTTGACCTCGAGGAAGTGGAAGGCGCCACTCTCCTCGAGGAGGAACTCGACGGTCCCGGCGTTGGTGTAGCCGATCGCCCGGCCCGCCGCGACGGCCGCCGCGCCGAGGTCCGCGCGCAGCTGTGCGTCGACTGCGGGGGAGGGACATTCCTCGACGATCTTCTGGTGCCGGCGCTGGACCGAGCAGTCCCGCTCGAAGAGGGAGACGACCGTGCCGTGGGCGTCGCCGAGAATCTGCACCTCCACGTGCCGGGGCCGCTCGACGTACCGCTCGAGGAAGACCGTGCCGTCCCCGAAGGCCGAGGCCGCCTCACGGGCGGCCTGTTCGAGGGCGCCGGCCAACTCGTCCGGGTCCCGCACGACGCGCATGCCCCGCCCGCCGCCGCCGAAGGCAGCTTTGACGAGGACGGGGTAACCGATCCGGTCGGCCTCCGCCCGGGCATCCTCCCCGGGTCCCACGGTCGCGCCCGGGAGCACCGGGACTCCCGCGGCGGCCATGAGGGCCTTGGCCTCGAGCTTGGACCCCATGGCCGCGATGGCCGCGGGGGCCGGACCGACGAAGGTCAGGCCGGCCTCCTGACAGTCCCGGGCGAAGCCGGCGTTCTCGGACAGGAAGCCGTAGCCGGGATGGACGGCGTCCGCGCCGGTGGCCCGCGCGGCGGCGATCACGGAATCTCCGCGCAGATAGGTCTCGGCCGGGGTGGCGCCGGGCAGGCGGACCGCCTCGTCGGCCAGCGCCACGAACGGTGCGTCCGCGTCCGGGTCCGAGTGCACGGCGACAGTGGCGATCCCGAGCTCGTGCGCGGTGCGCAGGACGTGGACGGCGATCTCCCCGCGGTTGGCGACGAGGAGTTTGCGGACGGGACGGATCGTCATGACGGAGCCTCACATCCGGAAGACGCCGAAGCCGCGGCGTCCGCTGACCGGGCCCGAGTGGGCCGCCGACAGGGCCATCCCGAGCACCGTGCGGGTGTCCCGCGGGTCAACGACGCCGTCGTCGTAGAGCCGGGAGGAGACGGCGAACGCGTGCGACTCGCCGTCGATCTGTGCCTCGATCGCGCGCGTGCGGGAGGCGTCGGCCTCCTCGTCGAAGGGCCGGCCCTGCGCGGCGGCGGAGGCGCGGCCGACGAGCGAGAGCACCCCGGCCAACTGGGTCGCCCCCATGACGGCGAGCCGTGCCCCCGGCCAGGAGAACAGCAGGCGTGGGTCGAACGCGCGGCCGGCCATGCCGTAGTTACCGGCTCCGAACGACGAGGCCATGTTCACGGTCAGATGCGGGACCGTGCTGTTGGTGACGGCGTTGATCATCTTCGCGCCGTCCTTGACGATGCCGCCCTCCTCGTAGCGCCGACCGACCATGTAGCCGGTCGTGTTCTGGAGGAAGACCAGCGGGATGTCGGAGGAGTTCGCGAGCAGGATGAACTCGGTGGCCTTCTTCGCCTCCTCGCTGAACAGCACCCCGCGGTGGTTCGCGAGGATGCCGACCGGGTACCCGTGCAGCGTCGCCCAGCCGGTGACGAGCGACGTGCCGTAGAGCGGCTTGTACTCGTCGAAGTCGGAGTCGTCGACGGTGCGGGCGATCACCTCCCGCGGGTCGAAGGGGACCTTGGGGTCGGCCGAGACGATGCCGAGGATCTCGTCCGGGTCGTACCGGGGCTCGCGCGCGTCGGGAGCGGGTGGGGGTCCCTGCTTGCGCCGGCCGAGGCGGGCGACGATCTGCCGGCCCAGCCGGATCGCGTCGCGTTCGTCGGCCGCCAGGTGGTCGGAGAGACCCGAGATCCGCGAGTGCATCTCGGCACCGCCGAGGGACTCGTCGTCGGACTCCTCGCCGGTCGCCATCCGGACCAACGGCGGGCCGCCGAGGAAGACCTTCGCCTGCCGGTCCACGAGGACGGCGTAGTCGCACATCGCCGGCACGTACGCACCGCCGGCGGTGGAGTTGCCGAAGACGAGCGCGACCGTCGGAATCGCGTGGGCGGAGAGCTCGGTGAGTTCGTGGAAGATCCGGCCGCCGGGGACGAACAGGTCGGCCTGCGTCGGCAGGTCCGCCCCGGCGGACTCCACCAGGTTGACGACCGGCAGCCGATTGATGCGGGCGATCTCCAGGGCGCGCAGGATCTTGCGCAGAGAGTAGGGATTCATCGCCCCGCCGCGCACGGTCGGGTCGTGCC of the Sporichthya polymorpha DSM 43042 genome contains:
- a CDS encoding acetyl/propionyl/methylcrotonyl-CoA carboxylase subunit alpha, giving the protein MTIRPVRKLLVANRGEIAVHVLRTAHELGIATVAVHSDPDADAPFVALADEAVRLPGATPAETYLRGDSVIAAARATGADAVHPGYGFLSENAGFARDCQEAGLTFVGPAPAAIAAMGSKLEAKALMAAAGVPVLPGATVGPGEDARAEADRIGYPVLVKAAFGGGGRGMRVVRDPDELAGALEQAAREAASAFGDGTVFLERYVERPRHVEVQILGDAHGTVVSLFERDCSVQRRHQKIVEECPSPAVDAQLRADLGAAAVAAGRAIGYTNAGTVEFLLEESGAFHFLEVNARLQVEHPVTEMVTGLDLVALQIQVAEGRPLPESVRAARLDGHAIEARLYAEDVPAGFLPTTGTLDRFHVPTPPGVRVDSGVSDGSVVGPHYDAMLAKVVAHGETRDEAARRLARVLARAELHGVVTNRDLLVGLLGEEEFLAGRADTAYLDRHPELTNPQPAAATRVHAVVAALARQARNRSTALVLAGFPSGWRNAPAPPQAVSYAVGGRTYAVTYTIRDRGAFGRDVDVAVDGEDLPCRLVTAAPERVVLESGGVRRTYRVHTVGGRTYVDGPDGTAALVELPRLPEPGSVAAPGSLLAPMPGTVVRVLAATGESVTPGQVLVVLEAMKMEHTVTAPAAGTLSRLTVAPGDQVQPQQLIAVIEEQPPEYAA
- a CDS encoding mycofactocin-coupled SDR family oxidoreductase, which translates into the protein MGLLDGKVALVTGAARGQGRAHALTCAREGADVIAVDVPGELPSVPYPLGTAEELAETARLVEDHDRRVLTAAADVRDQAALDAVVAQGVAELGRIDILVANAGIWTRAPFWELTDAQWEEMIAVNLTGVWRCAKAVAPHMMERRTGSIVVISSANGVEPGQNYAHYCAAKHGVIGLMKNLALELAPFGVRCNAICPGAIDTPMVNQPAVYDMFAGRKGGTREDMLAGGHAFHALRGTGFLDPQVIADAALFLNSDLAAAITGATLPVEAGHLLLPGLNLAPVMA
- a CDS encoding acyl-CoA carboxylase subunit beta, translating into MTVLRSALDLTSETYTCNRAHQLELLAALTEQLEVAAAGGGDDALRRHRERGKLPVRERIALLLDPDSPFLELSTLAAWGTSFTVGAATVTGIGVVSGVECVVVGHDPTVRGGAMNPYSLRKILRALEIARINRLPVVNLVESAGADLPTQADLFVPGGRIFHELTELSAHAIPTVALVFGNSTAGGAYVPAMCDYAVLVDRQAKVFLGGPPLVRMATGEESDDESLGGAEMHSRISGLSDHLAADERDAIRLGRQIVARLGRRKQGPPPAPDAREPRYDPDEILGIVSADPKVPFDPREVIARTVDDSDFDEYKPLYGTSLVTGWATLHGYPVGILANHRGVLFSEEAKKATEFILLANSSDIPLVFLQNTTGYMVGRRYEEGGIVKDGAKMINAVTNSTVPHLTVNMASSFGAGNYGMAGRAFDPRLLFSWPGARLAVMGATQLAGVLSLVGRASAAAQGRPFDEEADASRTRAIEAQIDGESHAFAVSSRLYDDGVVDPRDTRTVLGMALSAAHSGPVSGRRGFGVFRM
- a CDS encoding TIGR03617 family F420-dependent LLM class oxidoreductase, translated to MTERRLRIDARLRNDLTTIAEDVRTCDELGFDGAWNTETVNDPFVALTLAAEHSRQVEIGPSVAIAFARTPMTVAYPAWDLQRFSGGRFVLGLGSQIRPHVAKRFSMPWGRPAARMHEFVTALRAIWRTWETGERLDHRGEFYEHSLMTPNFTPAPNPYGPPKVFLAAVGPKMLQTTAEVADGLFVHSFCTERYLREVVRPTLERHRPAGAAPLEIAHSPFVALDEADREAVRRQISFYGSTPAYRPVLDLHGWGDLHDELNALSKQGRWDDMVPLVSDEVLGAMCASGTEEEVAAALHRQFSGLVDRIRFNRPGDVPSPRRFGGLLAALRAHG
- a CDS encoding enoyl-CoA hydratase-related protein: MIDPSGYRHVELDARSNGVLVARLNRPERLNAINDRLHHELARLTYDVDLDPDVDVLVLTGAGRAFTAGGDLREPMDTTPTAATYKIGRQVVDNLLALDKPVIAAVNGPARGLGVTLAFLCDVVYAHRGATFADTHALIGAGAGDGAQLVWPLLAGPNWAKYYLMTGETVSADDAHRLGLVNFVVDGDVEAAAVELADRLAAGNQRAIRASKVAVNAQMRALAAWVVPYGLVAGQVTPDHTPHWPDARPRSGRARVPG
- a CDS encoding VOC family protein yields the protein MALTPTKDSVDIGIVTNDPGPMLGFYRGVVGLVPDGETPLPVPGGVSYRLRCGTTVVKLLALRKPLPARSAPGGIYASTGLRYWTISVPDVTVLLADCETAGVPIAVPLTEYAPGRRMVIVEDPDGNWVEFVDARPN
- a CDS encoding CaiB/BaiF CoA transferase family protein, which encodes MAPSASAAADPPLTGVRVLELAGLGPVSFAGMMLADLGARVLRVDRPEPPAVPAEARRRVDVLGRGKQSVVLDLRAPGAADALLDLVASCDVLIEGYRPGVTERLGVGPGPCHERNPALVYVRLTGYGQAGPLAQEVGHDLNILAVSGVLDEVGRAGQAPTPPLNLVADYGGGGMLAVVGALAALTDARRTGRGRVVDAAMCDGAMLLASATYAFDPPGPRGTNLLDSGAPFYEVYETSDGQHVAVGALLDPFWRALLEVLGRADDPRWRDRRAADWPALKSELREIFAGRTRAEWVAAFAGTTACVSPVLRRDELADFPHHAARRALIEVDGVPVPAPAPRFGPGAGSAVGAQGGEESAEASG
- a CDS encoding cyclase family protein; amino-acid sequence: MVERVSDARMDALFEKVKNWGRWGDDDERGTLNLLTPEHTARAARNVVGRTVNCGRVLPVAPSVENPVPAQHMMILAGDARHGTGVPGAEACIDYIGLAFHGLGVSHLDALCHVFHEGVMYNGRPASEVMSTGATRNSVMAMAGGVASRGVLLDIPRTRGVDWLEPGDGVTPDDLDAACEAQGVQVGPGDILLVSTGRDARREAEGPWDPGHGLAGLDGECVPWIAERDIAMLGCDGANDIMPPNTNRWPLPIHVCCLVAMGVHLLDNLDLSGLAAVCEEERRWEFLFTVSPLQIQGGTGSPVNPVAVV
- a CDS encoding phytanoyl-CoA dioxygenase family protein, giving the protein MTTMTSSVREIRPEESETFRQNGWVKLENFLSADLAAQLLEGAQRLLGPDGTGHTARRGVDIDFDWFAEYQLPGYEGLEPFRSVAFDPAMGKAAHALGVRRDVGVRYLRDQVVCRQPAGQRKSEPAPPHQDFSAAVFDRMGYVNFWIALNEIPPERGSLRFFSGSHREGPLGWRDRDGQLSPSGRSLLETYPDLAERCPPSEPLHLRPGDATAHTMLTVHESPGNFTDEPRWNLINLYVPEDVVYTGLVRGGIEPLVDVGQPLDHPRFPVIWRPGD
- a CDS encoding SDR family NAD(P)-dependent oxidoreductase, with protein sequence MIDLKGEIAVVTGGASGIGRGVVELLVQCGAVVAIVDRDAEAMAVTLEGLGSAPEVAAFVTDVTVLDEVHEMRRQVLTDLGTPTILVNSVGWDRPMPFAETDPAFWKEVLDLNLLSTLTVTHEFFGPMLEQARGGRIVNIASEAGRIGSLHEALYSSAKGAVIALTKALAREGARHAVTVNCVCPGVIDTPLYRSMPDPHAASRVRAIPMRRLGIPEDVAAAVVFLASPGAAYITGQVLSVSGGLTMVG